In Mesorhizobium sp. INR15, the genomic window TTTGTGCTACCGCCCCGATGACTTGATCGACCGCACCATGCCTGGTGACAATCTCGTCCACGCGGTCCAGAAGCGCTGCGCCGACATGTTGTCCACGGTGGTCGGGCGATACGATCAGAAATTTTGTCTCTGCGACACGCTTTCCGGTTTCCCATTTGTCCGAAAGCCCAAAGTCCTCGCCACCTTCATGAATTGCGGCAGAGGCAAGGCCGACGATTCTCGAGCCCGCACGGGCCACTAACAAAAGACCTTCCCTTGCGCCTTTCTCCAACAATCCACGAATCACAGACCAGGAAGGTACATCTTCAACATAAGGGCCGAGGTTCGGCGAAACGAGCTGGTGATGATGGTGCAACTCCAACCACAGCGGCTTGAGTGAGGTCACCAAATCGACGCCAGCAACCTCAATATGGTGCTTTCCGTGAAATCGGACGGGCTCTTCACTTGGTCCGAAGCGGACCATAGTCAACCAGGCGGCTTTGAAACCCCGTTTTGAAAGGAAACGGATACCAGTATCATTTCCCGCAGTAACACCTGCCAGTCTGGCCGACATGCCAAATCTTGAAATTCTCTCTTCCATGGCGGTGAACAGGTTGCGGCCTATCCCTATCCCACGGTATTCTGGCCGCACGAAGAAGGTGAGCACCTTCCACAGGCTGGTCGGCTGCTGGAATGTTGCCGACCATTGCATGGGCTGCATTGCACAAACAACATAGGCAATATCGCGCTCGCCGTGGGTGACTATCCAGCCGTAAGCGCCCCCTTTCTTGAATGCTGTTTCGTATCGGCGGCGAATTGCTTTCCAACCGTCATGAGCCGTCACGGTAGCAACCCGAGGCGCGCAGCCTTGGCACCCAACGTGTTCGACCCGCCAAAGCGTTTCGAGCCTATCAAGGTCGGAGAAAGCGAGCTCGCTAAGGTCGAATAGCAAGGGCCGGCTCCGCTGGTAGCTTCAATGAAATATCACAAGGCGACGCTCGGTCATGGAAAGCCATTCCCCGACAACAATTGCGCAGCCCATGGCGACCAGGAATGCTCCGTCGAGGGCTTGTACCCTTCGAGCCCCCAACGCGCACGTTGCCACCCACCTTAAGTTACCACTCGTCTATCGACCCTGCTCAACATCGATCCAGACTAGGCAACCAAGGCGGCGTCGACTGGTAGATGTCACTGCGAGACTGAGCTTCCGCCTCTGCACAGCCAAGCTCAGCATACAGCCAGCAAACGCCAGCAGATTTGGCCCCGAGCTCGCCGTTACCTGTTTCATCTCTGAACCCCGCCCGAGGCATTCGGACTGCCAGCAGCCGACGCAGCAATTGATACGCTATGGCCATGTCTCCGGTCAAACGCATTTAGATGGTTACAAGCAAATTGGACACTGGGACGGTCAACCTCTTGGGGATCTTCCGCGTTCCATGCATCACCATGCGCAACGATCGAAAGATGCGATGCCGAGATTCCGATCCCTCGCCATCAGCCGGCGGCATCGAGTCGAACAATGCAGTGATGCATTTTCCGGACCAAATTTGTGCCGAAAAGCGGACATTCGTTGCAGGCCTAACCCATCATAAACCGTCTTGACGCATGTGGATTTAAAGCGCGGGAGGCGTTTCTGAATTCCGTAGGTGTCTGACCTGTTTGGCGCTTGAAGGCCCGGCTAAAGTGTTCAGCATTGGTGAAGCCACAGCGAAACCCTATCTCGCTCATATGCAAGTCGCTAACCTCAAGCAGCGTCTTTGAGGTGGTGCCGGATTTTGAGACAGGGGCATAAGGTGGATCGCCCGATGAAGAGGACGATCCAGTATGAAGACACGCAGACGGTTTACGGCCGATTTCAAGGCCAAGGTTGCGCTTGAGGCGATCCGCGGCGAGCGGACGATTTCTGAACTGG contains:
- a CDS encoding GNAT family N-acetyltransferase; this encodes MTAHDGWKAIRRRYETAFKKGGAYGWIVTHGERDIAYVVCAMQPMQWSATFQQPTSLWKVLTFFVRPEYRGIGIGRNLFTAMEERISRFGMSARLAGVTAGNDTGIRFLSKRGFKAAWLTMVRFGPSEEPVRFHGKHHIEVAGVDLVTSLKPLWLELHHHHQLVSPNLGPYVEDVPSWSVIRGLLEKGAREGLLLVARAGSRIVGLASAAIHEGGEDFGLSDKWETGKRVAETKFLIVSPDHRGQHVGAALLDRVDEIVTRHGAVDQVIGAVAQNSSAIRFYESRGFRQAWLEYVKW
- a CDS encoding helix-turn-helix domain-containing protein, translated to MLRRQFRNRPLAADRLKRNLGLEIGRKPSACLHTGSSSSSGDPPYAPVSKSGTTSKTLLEVSDLHMSEIGFRCGFTNAEHFSRAFKRQTGQTPTEFRNASRALNPHASRRFMMG